From a region of the Nothobranchius furzeri strain GRZ-AD chromosome 12, NfurGRZ-RIMD1, whole genome shotgun sequence genome:
- the wbp11 gene encoding WW domain-binding protein 11 — MGRRSTSSTKSGKFMNPTDQARKEARKRELKKNKKQRMMVRAAVLKMKDPRQIIRDMEKLDEMEFNPVQQPLLNEKVLRDKRKKLRETFERIIRLYERENPDTYKELRKLELDYETKRGQLALYFDSVKNAESVEVDSIPLPEMPHAPSNIHIQDIPLPGAQPPSILKKTTSFGKGPISSSGLGLGAVPGVPRLPPGKKPPGPPPGPPPPQVLALYGIPSRRSYGSDADLSIPGLEKESALDLGRDQYSGSESDRDRDDLDDNSDSDEDSEEDRDEEGDGEQRGRAERRADGGEREEDRDRSERHAGRSVRFADLPGDDSHDGKKKRGAKKTKAITPLQAMMLRMAGQSVPDEEEEEEEGEEEFTDESDASDTEDRAPPADGQSQVVASQRLPPPVGAVGQQGPPPPLQGPPMTGPPPLGPPPAPPMRPPGPPSGPPPGPPPGAPPFLRPPGMPGGIRGPMPRLLPPGPPPGRPPGPPPGPPPGLPPGPPPRGPPPRLPPPAPPGIPPPPPRAGGPPRPLAPPLTMFPPPLSSSVLSAPPSIVQRQKGPGSSQDGSQGNMPPPAMSMRPGVMQMPPPPGTAAASAGANPGGHHMATIEKRANITSAAAAAGGLAAGAGAGGATISAKPQIINPKAEVTRFVPTALRVRRDKTGAMPGAASGHLEKVGSAGGRRGDEGHGGGHWQKQHAAAASLGLAKASQGGSVSQPSMKTKDQVYEAFMREMEGLL; from the exons AACAAAAAGCAGAGGATGATGGTGAGAGCGGCGGTGCTGAAGATGAAGGACCCCCGACAGATCATCAGAGACATGGAGAAGCTGGATGAGATGG AATTCAACCCAGTGCAGCAGCCGCTGCTGAACGAGAAGGTGCTGAGGGACAAGAGGAAGAAGCTGCGTGAGACGTTTGAACGCATCATCCGCCTGTATGAGAGGGAGAACCCTGACACCTACAAGGAGCTGCGTAAACTGGAACTAGACTACGAGACCAAACGGGGGCAGCTGGCTCTTTATTTCGACTCAGTGAAG AATGCAGAGTCGGTGGAGGTGGACAGCATCCCGCTACCTGAAATGCCTCACGCCCCGTCCAACATCCACATCCAGGACATCCCTTTACCAGGAGCTCAGCCTCCTTCCATACTAAAGAAGACTACCTCTTTTGG GAAAGGACCTATATCATCCTCTGGGCTGGGGTTAGGAGCAGTGCCAGGTGTCCCACGCTTACCTCCAGGGAAGAAGCCTCCAGGACCCCCACCTGGGCCCCCACCTCCACAGGTCCTGGCGCTGTATGGCATTCCTTCTCGACGATCTTACGGCTCTGACGCAG ATCTCTCCATTCCTGGCTTGGAGAAGGAATCTGCCCTGGACTTGGGCCGGGATCAGTACAGCGGCAGCGAGAGCGACAGAGATCGGGACGATCTGGATGACAACAGTGACTCTGATGAAGACAGCGAAGAGGACAGGGACGAGGAGGGAGACGGCGAGCAGCGAGGGCGTGCGGAGCGGCGGGCTGATGGCGGGGAACGGGAGGAGGACAGAGACAGAAGTGAAAGACATGCCG GACGCAGCGTACGCTTCGCAGATCTGCCAGGAGATGATTCCCATGATGGGAAGAAGAAGAGAGGGGCGAAGAAGACCAAGGCCATTACGCCTCTGCAGGCCATGATGTTGAGGATGGCAG GTCAGTCGGTTCCCgacgaggaagaagaggaggaggagggagaggaggagttCACAGATGAGTCGGACGCGTCTGACACCGAGGACCGGGCTCCACCGGCAGACGGCCAGTCCCAAGTCGTGGCCAGTCAGCGCCTCCCCCCTCCTGTTGGGGCCGTGGGTCAGCAGGGACCCCCTCCACCTTTACAAGGCCCACCGATGACTGGTCCTCCTCCACTGGGCCCACCACCAGCTCCTCCAATGAGACCTCCCGGTCCCCCGTCCGGCCCACCTCCTGGCCCCCCACCAG GCGCTCCTCCGTTTTTGAGGCCACCTGGTATGCCCGGAGGAATTAGGGGCCCGATGCCTCGTCTTCTGCCCCCTGGTCCTCCACCAGGTCGACCCCCTGGTCCTCCGCCAGGCCCTCCTCCCGGTCTTCCACCAGGTCCTCCACCCCGCGGACCCCCACCCAGACTACCACCCCCGGCACCACCAG GTATCCCACCTCCCCCTCCAAGAGCAGGAGGGCCCCCTCGTCCTCTTGCACCGCCACTCACCATGTTTCCACCACCGCTCAGCTCCAGTGTGCTCAGCGCGCCGCCCAGCATTGTTCAGAGGCAGAAAGGTCCAGGATCCAGCCAGGATGGTTCACAGGGCAACATGCCCCCCCCTGCCATGTCCATGCGACCCGGGGTCATGCAGATGCCTCCTCCTCCTGGGACAGCCGCTGCTTCCGCGGGGGCAAATCCCGGCGGCCACCACATGGCCACCATCGAAAAACGAGCCAACATCACTTCTGCTGCAGCCGCTGCAGGCGGCCTGGCTGCAGGCGCCGGCGCTGGAGGGGCTACCATCTCCGCCAAACCTCAGATTATCAATCCCAAGGCAGAGGTCACTCGCTTTGTGCCCACTGCGTTGAGGGTGCGCAGAGACAAGACCGGAGCCATGCCAGGGGCAGCAAGCGGACACCTGGAGAAGGTGGGGAGTGCTGGAGGAAGGAGGGGCGATGAAGGCCATGGAGGAGGCCACTGGCAGAAACAGCATGCAGCTGCAGCTTCGCTGGGTTTGGCTAAAGCATCCCAAGGAGGCTCTGTGTCTCAGCCCAGCATGAAGACTAAAGACCAGGTTTATGAAGCCTTTATGAGGGAGATGGAGGGACTGCTCTGA
- the ddx47 gene encoding probable ATP-dependent RNA helicase DDX47 isoform X2 — protein MAEESEKQNTSEVLEGSSSDEDEHNANGESEEEKAAKTFKDLGVTEVLCEACDQLGWKSPTKIQVEAIPVALQGKDVIGLAETGSGKTGAFALPILQSLLASPQRLHTLVLTPTRELAFQISEQFEALGSSIGVKCAVVVGGIDMMSQSLVLAKKPHIVIATPGRLIDHLENTKGFSLRALKFLVMDEADRILNMDFETEVQKLQRAALKDPVKCAVSTKYSTVEKLQQYYIFIPSKYKDCYLVSILNELAGNSFIIFCSTCNNAQRVALMLRNLGITAIPLHGQMSQNKRLGALNKFKSKSRSVLLATDVASRGLDIPHVDCVINYDIPTHSKDYIHRVGRTARAGRSGKSVTFVTQYNVELFQRIETLIGKKLPAFPTQEEEVMMLVERVSEAQRFARLEMKEQGEKRKRPKGGDGEDDDTEQSSGVRKKVKGGSGGRGGGGRKGGGAWRGGR, from the exons ATGGCGGAGGAGAGTGAGAAGCAAAACACATCTGAAGTCCTGGAAGGCTCGAGTAGTGATGAAGACGAACACAACGCTAACGGAGAAAGCGAGGAGGAGAAAGCGGCGAAGACTTTTAAAGATCTG GGTGTAACCGAGGTTCTGTGTGAGGCTTGTGATCAGCTGGGATGGAAGAGTCCAACAAAGATCCAGGTGGAGGCGATACCTGTGGCTCTTCAAG GGAAGGATGTTATCGGCCTGGCAGAGACCGGTTCAGGGAAGACTGGTGCTTTTGCTCTGCCGATCCTCCAGTCGTTGCTGGCCTCTCCCCAGAGGCTTCACACGCTCGTCCTGACACCCACCAGAGAGCTAGCCTTTCAGATTTCTGAGCAGTTTGAGGCGCTGGGCTCCAGCATCGGTGTCAAATGTG CTGTGGTAGTTGGTGGAATCGACATGATGTCCCAGTCCCTGGTGTTGGCTAAAAAACCCCATATCGTTATCG ccacgcccggtcggCTGATTGACCACCTGGAGAACACGAAGGGCTTCTCTCTACGAGCGCTGAAGTTCTTGGTTATGGACGAAGCAGACCGGATCCTCAACATGGACTTTGAGACGGAG GTTCAGAAACTGCAAAGAGCCGCTCTGAAGGACCCTGTGAAGTGTGCAGTATCTACAAAGTACTCCACCGTGGAGAAGCTGCAGCAGTACTACATCTTCATCCCGTCCAAGTACAAG GACTGCTACCTGGTGTCCATCCTGAACGAGTTGGCCGGGAACTCCttcatcattttctgcagcacgTGTAACAATGCCCAGCGGGTGGCGCTGATGTTAAGGAACCTCGGCATCACCGCCATCCCTCTTCACGGGCAGATGAGTCAG AATAAACGACTGGGAGCTCTCAACAAGTTCAAGTCCAAGTCTCGCTCTGTGCTGCTGGCGACCGACGTAGCGTCAAGAGGACTAGACATTCCACACGTGGACTGTGTCATCAACTATGACATCCCCACTCACTCAAAG GACTACATCCACAGAGTCGGACGGACGGCGAGAGCCGGGCGGTCGGGGAAGTCTGTAACGTTTGTCACACA GTACAACGTGGAGCTTTTCCAGCGGATCGAAACCTTAATCGGGAAGAAACTTCCTGCTTTTCCTACCCAGGAGGAGGAGGTGATGATGCTGGTGGAGAGGGTGAGCGAAGCGCAGCGATTCGCCAGACTG GAAATGAAAGAACAAGGAGAGAAAAGGAAGAGACCCAAAGGTGGAGACGGAGAAGACGACGACACGGAGCAGTCGAGTGGAGTCAGGAAGAAAGTCAAAGGAGGAtcaggaggcagaggaggaggagggaggaagggTGGAGGAGCCTGGAGAGGAGGACGCTGA
- the ddx47 gene encoding probable ATP-dependent RNA helicase DDX47 isoform X1 — protein MAEESEKQNTSEVLEGSSSDEDEHNANGESEEEKAAKTFKDLGVTEVLCEACDQLGWKSPTKIQVEAIPVALQGKDVIGLAETGSGKTGAFALPILQSLLASPQRLHTLVLTPTRELAFQISEQFEALGSSIGVKCAVVVGGIDMMSQSLVLAKKPHIVIATPGRLIDHLENTKGFSLRALKFLVMDEADRILNMDFETEVDKILKVIPRDRRTFLFSATMTKKVQKLQRAALKDPVKCAVSTKYSTVEKLQQYYIFIPSKYKDCYLVSILNELAGNSFIIFCSTCNNAQRVALMLRNLGITAIPLHGQMSQNKRLGALNKFKSKSRSVLLATDVASRGLDIPHVDCVINYDIPTHSKDYIHRVGRTARAGRSGKSVTFVTQYNVELFQRIETLIGKKLPAFPTQEEEVMMLVERVSEAQRFARLEMKEQGEKRKRPKGGDGEDDDTEQSSGVRKKVKGGSGGRGGGGRKGGGAWRGGR, from the exons ATGGCGGAGGAGAGTGAGAAGCAAAACACATCTGAAGTCCTGGAAGGCTCGAGTAGTGATGAAGACGAACACAACGCTAACGGAGAAAGCGAGGAGGAGAAAGCGGCGAAGACTTTTAAAGATCTG GGTGTAACCGAGGTTCTGTGTGAGGCTTGTGATCAGCTGGGATGGAAGAGTCCAACAAAGATCCAGGTGGAGGCGATACCTGTGGCTCTTCAAG GGAAGGATGTTATCGGCCTGGCAGAGACCGGTTCAGGGAAGACTGGTGCTTTTGCTCTGCCGATCCTCCAGTCGTTGCTGGCCTCTCCCCAGAGGCTTCACACGCTCGTCCTGACACCCACCAGAGAGCTAGCCTTTCAGATTTCTGAGCAGTTTGAGGCGCTGGGCTCCAGCATCGGTGTCAAATGTG CTGTGGTAGTTGGTGGAATCGACATGATGTCCCAGTCCCTGGTGTTGGCTAAAAAACCCCATATCGTTATCG ccacgcccggtcggCTGATTGACCACCTGGAGAACACGAAGGGCTTCTCTCTACGAGCGCTGAAGTTCTTGGTTATGGACGAAGCAGACCGGATCCTCAACATGGACTTTGAGACGGAG GTGGATAAAATTTTAAAGGTGATTCCCAGAGACCGACGCACCTTCTTGTTCTCGGCCACCATGACCAAGAAA GTTCAGAAACTGCAAAGAGCCGCTCTGAAGGACCCTGTGAAGTGTGCAGTATCTACAAAGTACTCCACCGTGGAGAAGCTGCAGCAGTACTACATCTTCATCCCGTCCAAGTACAAG GACTGCTACCTGGTGTCCATCCTGAACGAGTTGGCCGGGAACTCCttcatcattttctgcagcacgTGTAACAATGCCCAGCGGGTGGCGCTGATGTTAAGGAACCTCGGCATCACCGCCATCCCTCTTCACGGGCAGATGAGTCAG AATAAACGACTGGGAGCTCTCAACAAGTTCAAGTCCAAGTCTCGCTCTGTGCTGCTGGCGACCGACGTAGCGTCAAGAGGACTAGACATTCCACACGTGGACTGTGTCATCAACTATGACATCCCCACTCACTCAAAG GACTACATCCACAGAGTCGGACGGACGGCGAGAGCCGGGCGGTCGGGGAAGTCTGTAACGTTTGTCACACA GTACAACGTGGAGCTTTTCCAGCGGATCGAAACCTTAATCGGGAAGAAACTTCCTGCTTTTCCTACCCAGGAGGAGGAGGTGATGATGCTGGTGGAGAGGGTGAGCGAAGCGCAGCGATTCGCCAGACTG GAAATGAAAGAACAAGGAGAGAAAAGGAAGAGACCCAAAGGTGGAGACGGAGAAGACGACGACACGGAGCAGTCGAGTGGAGTCAGGAAGAAAGTCAAAGGAGGAtcaggaggcagaggaggaggagggaggaagggTGGAGGAGCCTGGAGAGGAGGACGCTGA